From the Simkaniaceae bacterium genome, one window contains:
- the pdhA gene encoding pyruvate dehydrogenase (acetyl-transferring) E1 component subunit alpha has translation MAKIKYHLFESNKEEIIQEIGKDRLIEVLKKMLLIRNFETRAESAYQHGKIGGFFHSYIGQEAIGTAAVEALGIDHWYLTTYRCHGLALLHDEPPKELMAELYGKVTGNAKGRGGSMHLFSKNLLGGFGIVGGHLPLVAGAAFSAKYQGQKDKIAIGFLGDGAVVQGTFHETLNLATLWSLPSVFVVENNQWGMGTAVSRAVCHQPIAESFAKAYGIKGYTIDGMDFFNCFACFKQVLEEVRSSSKPVLIEALTERFKGHSVSDPGLYRSKDELQKAMEKDPLHRLAGELIDAKIITQEEVDHFNQEIKQIVIDAMAFADESPLPDPLTLEEDVYA, from the coding sequence ATGGCAAAAATTAAATATCACCTATTTGAGAGCAATAAAGAGGAGATCATTCAAGAAATTGGAAAAGATCGTCTGATTGAAGTTCTCAAAAAAATGCTCTTGATTCGAAATTTTGAAACAAGAGCCGAATCTGCTTATCAACATGGTAAAATTGGTGGGTTTTTTCATTCTTATATTGGGCAAGAGGCAATTGGCACTGCGGCTGTAGAAGCCCTTGGAATCGATCATTGGTATTTGACGACTTATCGTTGCCATGGCCTTGCTTTACTACATGATGAGCCTCCCAAAGAGCTGATGGCTGAGCTCTATGGAAAAGTGACGGGAAATGCCAAGGGAAGGGGAGGGTCTATGCACCTCTTTTCTAAGAATTTGCTCGGTGGTTTTGGGATTGTCGGTGGGCATTTGCCACTGGTGGCGGGCGCCGCCTTTTCGGCAAAGTACCAAGGTCAAAAAGATAAAATTGCAATTGGTTTTTTAGGCGATGGTGCCGTCGTTCAAGGGACTTTTCATGAAACACTTAATTTAGCGACGCTTTGGTCCTTACCTTCGGTTTTTGTTGTTGAAAACAATCAATGGGGAATGGGAACGGCCGTTTCAAGAGCCGTATGCCATCAACCGATTGCAGAGTCTTTTGCTAAAGCTTATGGTATTAAGGGGTATACGATTGATGGGATGGACTTCTTTAACTGCTTTGCTTGTTTTAAGCAGGTGTTAGAAGAGGTAAGATCCTCGTCTAAACCTGTTTTGATTGAAGCCTTGACTGAGCGATTTAAAGGCCATTCGGTTTCAGATCCGGGCCTTTATCGGTCTAAAGATGAGTTGCAAAAGGCGATGGAAAAAGATCCGCTTCATCGACTGGCAGGTGAGCTTATTGATGCCAAAATCATCACTCAGGAAGAGGTAGATCATTTCAATCAAGAGATAAAACAAATTGTAATTGATGCCATGGCTTTTGCAGATGAGAGCCCCCTTCCGGATCCACTGACTCTTGAAGAAGACGTATATGCATAA
- a CDS encoding efflux RND transporter periplasmic adaptor subunit has translation MKRKKISSLILIIIIIAIGLTSFFFFRDHSNSDEITLYGNVDVRQVDIAFRVSGQVTQLFFEEGDRVNAGDLMCRLDPTPYNSQLQEAVSAKEAIIANLANAEVMLDRRKELIGIGAVSQEDLDNAQANRDQLCANLMQSNAAISVAQDNLDYTQARAPTDGIILTRIREPGTVVNPADPVYTLSVSSPVWIRAFVNEPHLGDVYYGMEAKVYTDNGREYTGKIGFISPVAEFTPKTVESVQLRTDLVYRLRIYVDNPDMSLVQGMPVTVKLYIGSST, from the coding sequence ATGAAAAGAAAAAAAATCTCATCGCTTATTCTTATCATAATTATAATTGCGATAGGATTAACTTCTTTTTTCTTTTTTCGAGATCATAGCAATTCAGATGAAATCACTCTGTATGGAAATGTTGATGTGCGTCAAGTCGATATTGCATTTCGCGTAAGTGGACAGGTGACGCAGCTCTTTTTTGAAGAGGGCGATCGGGTGAATGCAGGTGATTTGATGTGCAGACTTGATCCAACTCCATATAACAGCCAACTCCAGGAAGCAGTCAGCGCCAAAGAGGCTATCATTGCAAATCTAGCAAATGCAGAAGTGATGCTGGATCGGCGCAAAGAACTGATTGGCATTGGAGCCGTATCGCAAGAAGATCTCGATAATGCACAAGCCAATCGCGATCAATTGTGCGCTAATTTGATGCAATCCAATGCGGCAATATCAGTAGCTCAGGACAATCTAGATTATACTCAGGCTAGAGCACCGACAGATGGGATTATTCTCACACGTATTCGAGAGCCGGGCACTGTAGTGAATCCTGCTGATCCCGTATATACATTGTCTGTGAGCTCACCGGTTTGGATCCGGGCTTTTGTCAATGAGCCCCATCTCGGTGATGTCTATTATGGGATGGAGGCAAAAGTTTACACGGACAACGGGCGTGAATATACGGGGAAAATCGGATTTATTTCACCGGTTGCGGAATTTACACCAAAGACAGTTGAGTCGGTTCAACTCCGAACGGATCTTGTGTATCGATTGAGAATATATGTCGATAATCCCGATATGAGTCTTGTTCAGGGAATGCCTGTGACAGTCAAACTATATATAGGGAGTTCAACGTGA
- a CDS encoding pyruvate dehydrogenase complex E1 component subunit beta: MEKQTVDLREALRQAIDEEMTRDDTVFVLGEEVAEYNGAYKVTKGMLDKWGSGRILDTPISENGFTGLAIGAAMTGLRPIVEFMSFNFSFVAADQLISNACKMYYMSGGRFKVPIVFRGCNGAAAQVSSQHSHCVEALYGNLPGFIVIAPSNPYDAKGLLKSAIRNDNPVIFLENELCYGDKMEIPTAEYTVEIGKGKIVREGTHLTLVSYSRMLQFCEKAAQELAKEGISIEVIDLRTIKPLDIPLVIQSVKKTRRCVVVEEGHFFAGICAEVGFEVMEHCFDYLDAPIARVCQRETPMPYAKNMELETVPNIQRIIAAIRQTLK, encoded by the coding sequence ATGGAAAAGCAAACTGTCGATCTTAGAGAGGCTTTAAGGCAAGCCATTGATGAAGAGATGACGCGCGATGACACGGTCTTTGTTCTTGGAGAAGAGGTCGCTGAATATAATGGCGCTTATAAGGTCACTAAGGGCATGCTCGATAAATGGGGTTCCGGGCGCATTTTAGATACACCGATTTCTGAAAATGGGTTTACCGGGCTGGCGATTGGAGCTGCAATGACGGGACTTCGCCCGATTGTTGAATTTATGAGTTTTAACTTCTCTTTTGTTGCGGCTGATCAACTGATTTCCAATGCTTGCAAGATGTATTACATGTCGGGGGGGCGTTTTAAAGTGCCCATCGTTTTTAGAGGATGCAATGGGGCTGCGGCTCAAGTTTCTTCTCAGCACTCGCATTGTGTGGAAGCTCTCTATGGTAATCTACCCGGATTTATTGTCATTGCGCCATCAAACCCCTATGATGCTAAAGGGCTTCTTAAATCGGCTATTCGCAATGACAACCCCGTTATCTTTTTAGAAAATGAGCTCTGTTATGGAGATAAAATGGAAATCCCAACAGCAGAGTATACTGTTGAGATTGGTAAGGGAAAGATTGTGCGAGAGGGAACCCATCTCACCCTTGTTTCGTATTCGAGAATGCTTCAATTTTGTGAAAAAGCAGCGCAGGAGCTTGCTAAAGAGGGCATTAGCATTGAGGTGATCGATCTAAGAACTATTAAACCCCTTGATATCCCCCTTGTGATCCAATCGGTTAAAAAAACTAGGCGTTGTGTTGTCGTTGAAGAGGGACATTTCTTTGCCGGTATTTGTGCCGAAGTCGGATTCGAAGTGATGGAGCACTGTTTTGACTATCTCGATGCTCCGATTGCCCGCGTTTGTCAAAGAGAAACGCCCATGCCATATGCTAAAAATATGGAGCTTGAAACCGTTCCAAATATCCAAAGAATTATCGCAGCCATTAGACAAACACTAAAATAG
- a CDS encoding pyruvate dehydrogenase complex dihydrolipoamide acetyltransferase, which yields MPFTVTMPKLSPTMTSGQIVKWYKKEGDLIKEGDVLIEVATDKATVEYTALDDGYLRKILIPDGGEARVNQPIAVFTASESESIEGYRPEGEMPAPSPQKEEAKSDSEAPEKQTPAPVAQAIGEPVFAPMPPLQNYTFEFPTGMQNERVLASPSAKRTAEDRNIDLSTIKGSGPNGRVVMRDLEGVEGGHVGFHSRRLPTRPPGSYTDVPLTPMRKAIGKRLQESKMFIPHFYVRDEIVVDSLVEAREQLKKGGIKITYNDFVIRATALALKEHPIINSGFDNQKNVIIQFDTIDVAIAVSINGGLITPIIRHTDYKNVSQISHEVKELVALARKQKLTPEQYQGGSFTISNLGMFGIQDFQAIINPPQAAILAVGGIINKPIVNHQGMIQAGKTLSVWLSVDHRVIDGAEAAAFLVTLKKYLNNPSILLI from the coding sequence ATGCCGTTCACTGTGACTATGCCTAAACTCTCACCGACAATGACTTCAGGTCAGATTGTCAAATGGTATAAAAAAGAAGGCGATCTCATTAAAGAGGGCGATGTTTTAATCGAAGTGGCAACAGATAAAGCGACTGTTGAGTATACGGCTCTTGATGATGGATATTTGCGAAAAATTCTCATTCCTGACGGCGGAGAAGCCCGAGTAAATCAACCGATTGCCGTGTTTACCGCAAGTGAGTCGGAGTCGATTGAGGGATACCGTCCTGAGGGGGAAATGCCTGCCCCATCCCCACAAAAAGAAGAGGCAAAATCCGACAGTGAAGCACCGGAAAAACAAACACCGGCTCCCGTAGCTCAAGCAATTGGGGAACCTGTTTTTGCTCCGATGCCCCCACTACAAAATTATACATTCGAATTTCCCACAGGTATGCAAAATGAGCGCGTTTTAGCTTCGCCTTCAGCAAAGCGCACTGCTGAAGATCGAAATATTGACCTTTCAACGATTAAGGGCTCAGGTCCTAACGGTCGAGTTGTCATGCGTGATTTAGAAGGTGTTGAAGGGGGGCATGTAGGATTTCACTCAAGACGATTACCAACACGTCCACCGGGTTCATATACTGATGTGCCTTTGACTCCAATGAGGAAAGCGATTGGAAAACGGTTGCAAGAATCAAAGATGTTTATCCCTCATTTTTATGTACGCGATGAAATTGTTGTTGATTCACTTGTCGAAGCGCGCGAGCAATTAAAGAAGGGTGGAATCAAAATCACCTATAATGATTTTGTGATTCGAGCAACAGCTTTAGCACTGAAAGAGCATCCGATCATCAATAGTGGATTTGATAATCAGAAAAACGTCATTATTCAATTTGATACGATTGATGTTGCCATTGCCGTCAGCATAAATGGGGGATTGATTACCCCAATTATTCGTCATACCGATTACAAAAATGTGAGTCAAATCTCTCATGAAGTAAAAGAACTCGTCGCCCTAGCCCGTAAACAAAAACTCACCCCTGAGCAATATCAAGGGGGGAGCTTTACTATTTCTAATTTGGGAATGTTCGGAATCCAAGACTTCCAAGCGATTATTAATCCTCCCCAGGCAGCGATTTTAGCTGTCGGTGGGATTATCAATAAGCCCATTGTCAATCATCAAGGAATGATTCAAGCGGGAAAAACCCTTAGTGTTTGGCTCTCAGTAGATCATCGCGTGATTGATGGGGCTGAAGCAGCTGCTTTTCTCGTCACATTAAAAAAATATCTTAACAACCCATCTATTTTATTGATTTAG
- a CDS encoding DUF3820 family protein, whose amino-acid sequence MPLRTIYYDTETTGVKSDKDRITEIAAYDATLNKTFVSLVNPGMPIPLESSQITNITDDMVKDSPDFGEVGKAFFDFCGTDCVLIAHNNDNFDVHFLRNESKRHDLILPSYQFIDTLKWARKYRPDLPRHSLQYLREVFGIDKNNAHRALDDVIMLHQIFSLMIGDLSIETVIECLSEKEPDLIQMPFGKHKGTPLEKLPQGYLKWLGQSGALEKSENTNLKTSLEKLGLLAIS is encoded by the coding sequence ATGCCTCTTAGGACTATTTACTACGATACGGAAACAACAGGTGTTAAATCGGATAAGGATCGCATCACTGAAATTGCTGCCTACGACGCAACGCTCAATAAAACATTCGTCAGTTTAGTCAATCCGGGTATGCCAATTCCCCTTGAATCAAGTCAAATCACAAACATCACAGATGACATGGTTAAAGATTCACCTGATTTTGGAGAAGTCGGAAAGGCCTTTTTTGATTTTTGTGGAACTGACTGCGTCCTCATAGCTCATAATAATGATAATTTTGATGTTCATTTCTTGCGCAACGAAAGTAAACGCCATGATTTGATCCTCCCTTCTTATCAATTTATTGACACTTTGAAATGGGCTCGCAAATACCGCCCCGATCTCCCCCGCCATTCGCTGCAATATTTGCGTGAAGTCTTTGGAATTGATAAAAACAACGCCCACCGCGCCCTTGATGACGTTATCATGCTCCATCAGATTTTTTCGCTCATGATTGGAGATCTTTCCATTGAAACAGTGATAGAATGTCTAAGTGAAAAAGAACCGGATCTCATTCAAATGCCCTTTGGAAAACATAAAGGAACCCCACTTGAAAAACTCCCACAGGGATATCTCAAATGGCTTGGACAATCCGGTGCTCTTGAAAAGAGTGAAAATACAAACCTTAAAACTTCTTTAGAAAAACTGGGGCTTCTTGCAATTTCATAA
- a CDS encoding ABC transporter permease yields MIKNDISNQLINVQKNGKMRRIRALLKKEFIQVFRDPSSILITVFLPLLLIFLYGSGVSLDLDHLRMGLVMEDSSPDAQSFVESLQGSRYFDLKISRHRKDIVDDLMKGSIRGFFVIPSYFSQFRSRPDTIAPIQIIADGSETNTANFVQNYAEGTIQNWRAQQLYTQGLVQEQLPVISMQPRFWYNEKLESRYFLLSGSLAIIMTLTGSLLTALVVAREWERGTMEALMSTTASAFELVIAKIIPYFILGMISMAICVIISVFIYDIPLRGSFLLLTLVSALFLLCSLGLGLMISTLARNQVFAYQVTLIVAFLPAYMLSGFLFEIYSMPQWIQYLTYIIPAKYFVQSLQTLFLVGNVWTLILYDMVPIVVIGLVFFLITASKTVKRLD; encoded by the coding sequence ATGATTAAAAATGACATTTCCAACCAATTGATCAATGTTCAAAAAAATGGGAAAATGCGGCGTATTCGGGCCCTTTTAAAAAAAGAATTCATTCAAGTTTTTCGCGATCCCAGTAGCATTTTAATTACGGTTTTTCTCCCTTTATTATTGATCTTTCTATATGGATCGGGTGTTTCTCTTGATTTAGATCATTTGAGGATGGGTCTTGTTATGGAAGATAGCTCTCCCGATGCACAGAGCTTTGTTGAATCTCTACAAGGATCGCGCTATTTTGACTTGAAAATCTCGCGTCATCGGAAGGACATTGTTGATGATCTCATGAAAGGGAGTATTCGAGGCTTTTTTGTGATTCCTTCATATTTTTCTCAATTTCGCAGCCGACCCGATACAATTGCTCCCATTCAGATCATTGCGGATGGAAGTGAAACAAATACGGCTAATTTCGTTCAAAATTATGCAGAAGGAACCATTCAAAATTGGCGTGCTCAGCAGCTTTATACACAAGGGCTAGTTCAAGAGCAGCTTCCCGTGATCAGTATGCAACCCCGCTTTTGGTATAATGAAAAACTCGAGAGCCGCTATTTTCTTTTATCGGGATCACTCGCCATTATTATGACGCTTACGGGTTCTTTATTAACGGCTCTTGTTGTTGCGCGTGAGTGGGAGCGGGGGACAATGGAGGCCCTCATGTCAACGACTGCAAGTGCCTTTGAACTCGTCATTGCTAAAATTATCCCCTATTTTATTCTGGGGATGATTTCAATGGCGATTTGCGTGATTATTTCTGTCTTCATCTATGATATTCCACTCAGGGGTTCATTTTTACTTCTCACTTTAGTCTCCGCTCTTTTTTTGCTTTGCTCACTTGGTCTTGGACTGATGATTTCAACTCTAGCTCGGAATCAAGTTTTTGCATATCAAGTGACTTTGATTGTCGCTTTTTTGCCGGCTTATATGTTATCGGGATTCCTGTTTGAGATTTACAGCATGCCTCAGTGGATACAATATCTCACATATATCATTCCCGCGAAGTATTTCGTGCAAAGTTTACAGACATTATTTTTAGTCGGTAATGTTTGGACGTTGATTTTATATGATATGGTTCCAATCGTTGTCATTGGACTTGTTTTCTTTCTGATCACTGCATCTAAAACTGTGAAGAGGCTCGATTGA
- a CDS encoding ABC transporter ATP-binding protein/permease, protein MRLLFKAAIRVKEHVIWLVMMLVTLFLLVMASSVEVVSLGVLTSSGADFFTLFHPKQTNKSIEQLSRVEVEERWNDVSKGKDVITKDDASRFLSKNDSNRMGRILQRIKTHLKVEKGSFHKLVIMLILVALFKAVFLFFSRYTAQILSIKVSKQLRQDYFEHIQSLPMSFYHEYNIGSLSSRVASDATQIARSLNSCITNYILTPFTVVLSLTGCFYSSWQLSLVVFVGLPLIILPMIMITRKVRQITRQLQKNQENFSSVLIDFLSGIQTVKVFGMERFSLKKYKEQNDQMAHFEAKTAKYDLLVRPILHTITTFCLAAVLIFGLYVLKLTIAELIVFCGILNQFYEPIRKFADENSNIQKGVVAAERLDEVMQIKPLIEDKSDAVPLVNFRDKIEFKNVWFGYEDKWILKDVSFTIHKGETIAIVGHTGSGKSTILQLLPRLYDVQKGEILIDGINIIHYTQASLREQIAFVPQKPFLFFDTVLENIAYGKGFPRERIVDAAKKAYAHDFIIKLPKAYDTHLAETGKNLSGGQQQRLAVARALAKQAPILVLDEATSSLDSVSEDRIKTAIVDLYGNVTQIIVAHRLTTIEHADRIIFIEDGVKIAEGSKDQLLETCPPFKQLWDMHFHMGKSAAREILTGI, encoded by the coding sequence ATGAGACTGTTATTTAAAGCGGCAATTCGAGTCAAAGAGCATGTGATATGGCTCGTGATGATGCTCGTAACGCTATTTCTTCTAGTGATGGCAAGTAGTGTCGAAGTTGTTTCCCTTGGTGTATTAACAAGTTCCGGTGCCGATTTTTTTACTTTGTTCCACCCTAAACAGACCAATAAGTCGATTGAGCAATTATCAAGAGTAGAGGTTGAGGAGAGGTGGAATGATGTTTCTAAGGGAAAAGATGTCATTACTAAAGATGATGCGAGTCGTTTTTTAAGTAAAAATGATAGCAATCGCATGGGGCGCATTCTGCAGCGCATTAAAACTCACTTAAAAGTAGAGAAGGGGAGTTTTCATAAGCTCGTTATCATGTTGATATTGGTTGCGCTGTTTAAGGCAGTATTTCTTTTTTTCAGTCGTTATACAGCTCAAATTTTATCAATTAAGGTCTCCAAACAACTCAGACAAGATTATTTTGAGCACATTCAAAGTCTCCCGATGAGTTTTTACCATGAATATAATATTGGATCGCTTTCTTCACGTGTTGCAAGTGATGCAACGCAAATTGCCAGATCTCTCAATTCTTGCATTACCAACTATATTCTAACGCCCTTTACGGTTGTTCTTTCGCTAACGGGGTGTTTTTACTCATCTTGGCAACTCTCCTTAGTTGTTTTTGTCGGTTTGCCACTGATTATTTTACCTATGATTATGATCACCAGAAAAGTGCGACAAATCACGCGGCAGCTTCAAAAAAATCAAGAAAATTTCTCATCTGTTCTGATTGATTTTCTATCGGGTATTCAAACGGTAAAAGTGTTTGGAATGGAGCGATTTTCGCTCAAAAAATATAAAGAACAAAATGATCAGATGGCGCATTTTGAAGCAAAAACCGCTAAGTATGATTTATTAGTCAGACCCATTTTACATACGATCACAACGTTTTGTTTAGCAGCCGTTTTAATTTTTGGTTTATATGTCTTAAAGCTTACAATTGCCGAGTTGATAGTTTTTTGCGGGATTTTAAATCAATTTTATGAGCCGATCCGTAAGTTTGCTGATGAGAATTCCAATATCCAGAAGGGGGTTGTTGCTGCTGAGCGTCTCGATGAGGTGATGCAAATTAAGCCTCTGATTGAAGATAAAAGCGATGCCGTTCCCCTTGTCAACTTCCGCGATAAGATCGAGTTTAAAAATGTTTGGTTTGGCTATGAGGACAAATGGATTTTAAAAGATGTGAGTTTTACGATTCATAAGGGAGAAACCATTGCAATCGTCGGACATACGGGGTCCGGAAAATCCACGATTTTGCAGCTCTTGCCCCGTCTTTATGATGTTCAAAAGGGAGAGATTTTAATCGATGGGATCAATATCATCCATTACACTCAGGCTTCTCTTAGAGAACAAATAGCCTTTGTCCCTCAAAAGCCATTTTTATTCTTTGATACGGTTTTAGAAAATATTGCATATGGGAAAGGCTTCCCTAGAGAGCGGATTGTCGATGCGGCAAAAAAGGCATATGCACATGACTTTATCATTAAGCTGCCAAAGGCATATGATACGCATCTGGCAGAAACGGGCAAGAATTTATCCGGTGGTCAGCAACAACGCCTCGCGGTAGCTAGGGCGTTAGCTAAGCAAGCTCCTATTCTCGTTTTAGATGAGGCGACATCTTCATTAGATTCAGTCAGTGAAGATCGGATTAAAACGGCGATTGTTGATCTTTACGGCAATGTCACTCAAATTATTGTGGCTCATAGACTGACAACCATTGAACATGCCGATCGGATTATTTTCATTGAAGATGGTGTCAAAATCGCTGAGGGATCAAAAGATCAGCTTCTCGAAACATGTCCCCCCTTCAAACAGCTTTGGGATATGCATTTTCATATGGGGAAATCGGCCGCTCGAGAGATCCTAACGGGGATTTAA
- a CDS encoding ATP-binding cassette domain-containing protein produces the protein MSDAIASIHDLTKSFNSHRPALKKINAEILKGKITGLVGPDGAGKTTLIRLIAGLLTPTEGQILVEGYDTIRDSESIHYLTGYMPQKFGLYDELSVAQNLNLYADLKNVIGEEKKAVCEKLLRFTGLTEYTSRLAGNLSGGMKQKLGLACTLIKKPDLLLLDEPSVGVDPISRRELWEMVGQLLGEGISVLWSTAYLDEAEQCDRVILLNEGELLYHGDPKELTQTMQGRTIHITDIEGDRRKLLFELLKDSNVIDGVIQGRDLRIVLRKEGKLSSHVQMVEAHPRFEDAFIDILGGGPGGTSKLAEAMPECGECNSETIVAEKLTKKFGSFTATNEISLSVKQGEIFGLLGPNGAGKTTTFKMLCGLLKPTSGKAFVNHLDLQKAPGVARSRIGYMAQKFSLYGNLSVRQNLDFFSGIYNLKNHERREAIDQMIEIFNLEPYLSSSAEMLPLGFKQRLSLACATMHRPSVLFLDEPTSGVDPITRREFWNHINGLVSKGVTILITTHFMDEAEYCDRIALVYRGQVISMDTPNALKDQIHSEQNPNPTLEDAFVQMIEEHDRQRVIK, from the coding sequence GTGAGTGACGCTATTGCATCCATTCACGATCTGACAAAATCATTTAATTCACATCGACCTGCCTTAAAAAAGATCAATGCAGAAATCCTCAAGGGTAAGATCACAGGACTTGTCGGACCCGATGGAGCCGGAAAAACAACGCTCATTCGTTTGATTGCAGGGCTTCTCACCCCTACTGAGGGACAAATTCTGGTTGAGGGATATGATACGATCCGCGATAGCGAATCGATTCATTACCTCACAGGGTATATGCCTCAGAAATTCGGTTTATATGATGAGCTCTCCGTAGCTCAAAATCTCAATCTTTATGCTGATCTTAAAAATGTCATTGGTGAGGAAAAAAAGGCCGTTTGTGAAAAACTGCTTCGTTTTACCGGTCTTACTGAATATACATCGCGCTTGGCAGGGAATTTATCGGGTGGAATGAAGCAAAAACTCGGTCTTGCATGTACGCTGATTAAAAAACCTGATCTGTTGCTTTTAGATGAACCTAGTGTTGGGGTTGATCCCATTTCAAGAAGAGAGCTTTGGGAAATGGTTGGGCAACTGCTGGGTGAGGGCATTTCCGTTCTATGGAGTACGGCATATCTGGATGAGGCAGAGCAATGTGATCGGGTGATATTGCTCAATGAAGGGGAGCTCTTATATCATGGAGATCCTAAGGAGCTAACCCAAACAATGCAAGGGCGCACTATTCATATTACCGATATCGAAGGGGATCGGCGCAAACTCCTCTTTGAGCTGCTCAAAGACTCAAATGTCATCGATGGGGTGATTCAGGGCCGGGATTTAAGAATTGTTCTTCGCAAAGAAGGAAAGCTTTCCTCTCATGTGCAAATGGTTGAAGCGCACCCGAGATTTGAAGATGCCTTTATCGATATTTTAGGTGGGGGACCCGGAGGTACATCTAAACTCGCTGAAGCTATGCCCGAGTGTGGTGAATGCAATTCAGAAACAATTGTTGCGGAAAAATTAACAAAAAAATTTGGGAGTTTTACGGCGACAAATGAGATTTCACTCTCTGTAAAACAGGGCGAAATTTTTGGACTATTAGGGCCAAATGGAGCAGGGAAGACAACAACATTTAAGATGCTATGCGGTCTTTTAAAGCCCACATCGGGAAAGGCCTTTGTCAATCATCTCGATCTTCAAAAAGCACCCGGTGTTGCCCGCTCGCGTATCGGATATATGGCTCAAAAATTTTCGCTCTATGGCAATTTAAGTGTACGACAAAATCTCGATTTTTTTTCAGGGATATATAATTTAAAAAACCATGAAAGGCGCGAAGCAATCGATCAGATGATCGAAATCTTTAATTTAGAGCCTTATTTGTCCTCATCGGCGGAGATGCTTCCGCTCGGTTTTAAGCAAAGGCTGAGTTTAGCCTGTGCAACGATGCATCGTCCGAGTGTTCTTTTTCTCGATGAGCCAACATCCGGTGTCGACCCCATTACGCGACGAGAGTTTTGGAATCATATCAATGGCCTAGTTTCTAAAGGTGTGACGATTTTAATCACGACACATTTTATGGATGAAGCCGAATATTGCGATCGAATTGCCCTTGTCTATCGAGGTCAAGTGATCAGCATGGACACGCCCAATGCTCTTAAAGATCAAATCCACTCAGAGCAGAATCCCAATCCCACCTTAGAAGATGCCTTTGTTCAAATGATCGAAGAACACGATCGACAAAGGGTCATAAAATGA
- a CDS encoding SDR family oxidoreductase, whose product MQFHKKSIAIFGCGFVGQAVAQTLKSHHLTLSTTSLNRVEQLSKFSQDIAILKGCDREKIAEWIENQDVLILTMAPKTTDSYQTTYVDTAKNFAEILQNTSSVRQIIYTSSTGVYAENEGGWVTETSPLIHTPHARGKYLSETEEILLSLHSSHRRVCIFRLGEIYGDERSLKKKIERYSKNPLPLNPKSPTNMIHIDDICSAIEFSLNHDLNGIYNLVDDDHIERSQLYAKLTKLYQLPAPLFSHETTPHSHLKRVSNQKLKEAGYQLIHPHRVY is encoded by the coding sequence TTGCAATTTCATAAGAAGTCAATTGCTATTTTCGGATGTGGATTTGTAGGACAAGCCGTTGCACAAACCCTCAAAAGCCACCATCTAACACTATCGACAACTTCTTTAAACAGAGTTGAGCAACTTTCGAAATTCTCCCAAGATATTGCTATTCTAAAAGGTTGTGATCGGGAAAAAATTGCGGAATGGATTGAAAATCAAGATGTTTTAATCCTAACAATGGCCCCTAAAACAACCGATAGCTATCAGACAACTTATGTTGATACCGCAAAAAATTTTGCTGAAATTCTTCAAAACACTTCATCTGTCAGGCAAATCATTTATACCTCATCTACCGGTGTATACGCAGAAAATGAAGGAGGCTGGGTTACAGAAACTTCGCCGCTGATTCACACCCCTCATGCGAGAGGAAAATATCTCTCTGAAACGGAAGAGATCCTCCTTTCTTTACACTCCTCTCATCGCAGGGTATGTATTTTCAGATTGGGTGAAATTTATGGGGATGAACGCTCGTTAAAAAAGAAAATTGAAAGATATTCAAAAAACCCTCTCCCTCTTAATCCGAAGAGCCCAACCAATATGATCCATATCGATGATATTTGCTCAGCGATTGAATTTTCACTTAATCATGATCTCAATGGAATTTACAATCTAGTCGATGATGATCACATAGAGCGCAGTCAACTCTACGCTAAACTTACAAAACTCTACCAACTTCCCGCACCGCTCTTTTCTCATGAAACAACACCCCACAGTCACCTCAAACGCGTTTCAAATCAGAAACTAAAAGAAGCGGGCTATCAATTGATCCATCCCCACCGGGTCTATTAA